One genomic segment of bacterium includes these proteins:
- a CDS encoding MG2 domain-containing protein, whose product MKGRCLGSLLVGALVLVGLAQAQQQAHIVVFTPQGEVKVVRQVRASFSEPMVPLGDPRVSMDPFEVDCPVRGQARWADPRNWIYDFERDVPAGIRCEFRLRPDTKAISGNPMVGQQSFSFSTGGPAVVASVPYQGSQNIDEEQVFILTLNAEPTPDSILENVSFSVQGIQDRIGVRILTGDEREEILKAWYRGSERPSLPQVLIQCRQRFPASSEVRLIWGKGVSAKTGVSTAQDQVIPFKTRPRFTATFRCEKENPRAGCLPILPMRVEFSASISKAEAEKVLLRGGEGEIRRPRISESELVRAVEFPGPFPEEASYQVELPPGLKDDAGRALSNADRFPLTVRTDRYPPLAKFPARFGIVELMGDRMLPVTLRNLEPEVKARAVRVGEAHGITGKIQARILNLAPGNADDLQSALRRVAAASRERSMFSAGDEVAEFKVSKPMGAKAFEVVGIPLRGPGLYLVELESQILGSALLDPPRPMFVPAAALVTNLSVHFKWGREGSLVWVTSLDKGRPVEGAEVTVRDCQERVLWAGKSDAQGIARIDVQLPSPQELPHCRVKADRLDYRQMGALRGLGGGLFIVARTGTDMAFVHSSWDEGIEPWRFQLPPELPGGPVIAHTILDRTLLRAGETVHMKHILRKHGIKGFSAVPEANRPQKVSIEHLGGEQRYELPLEWDAKGVAETTWTIPREAKLGGYRVVLRRGSDTTVEAWEPSLEEEDEEPWDVQEASEWTTGHFRVEEFRVPLMKAVIQPPKEPLVHAREVTLEMSLQYLAGGGAGELPVKLRREVGLKSLAPPEGFEGFQFSNGPVLEGVTRKGEELEYDEELGEVPQVLREALGEIRAKLETVDLVLDRAGSARVVLNDLPEVQVPMEMVAELEYRDPNGEVQTASSRIPLWPSRYLVGLKPSSWAVVDETQELQVAVVDLEGRPVAEAPVKVDLFQRKTISHRKRIIGGFYSYDHAKETRRLGSLCEGKTDQHGKFICQVRPQTSGEMVLQAKTWDQAENPSWANRSVWVSKERRWWFDAEDHDRIDLLPEKRRYEPGETATFQVRMPFQEATALITVEREGVMEAWVRPLSGKRPIIQMPIKGSYAPNVFVSVLVVRGRVADVSPTALVDLGKPAFKLGISEINVGWRAHELEVKVSTERKVYKVREKAMVSIKVQTPDGRRPPPGSEVAVAAVDEGLLELMANRSWEILPAMMKRRGYEVRSATAQMQVVGKRHYGLKALPSGGGGGRQPTRELFETLLLWKARVPLDEKGEASLELPLNDSLTSFRIVAVATGGEGLFGTGSTSIQSTQDLMILSGLPPLVREGDRFKAGFTLRNTTQQALSLEIRATARGLAERLQPMALSLSPGEAREVGWEVTVPQGQESILWEVEVKTVGAPEADRIRVTQRVAAAVPVRMLQATTAQVEATLSFPVERPADALPGLGGVRVSLSPVVAEGLGGVAHYMRGYPYGCMEQKISTAVSLRDEVLWKKYMAQLSTHLDPEGLVKYFPTMTLGSPVLTAYIVAIAHEAGWEIPAEARAKMEAGLMKFVEGGMVRYGPLPTADLSIRKLSALEALARLGKAGPKHLGSIALEPNLWPTSAVIDWLNILRLVPAIPEREARMKEAEQILRSRLNFQGTVMSFSTGATDRLWWLMVSNHVNAVRTILAVLPLANWKEDLPRLVQGALALQRGGHWDLTVANAWGVLAMEKFSRAFETIPVTGKTSLQAEAPSGTVGWGVSPKGGAFLLPWPEGVRSLWINHQGTGRPWVTVQGLAAIPLKAPLSSGYKIQKWISAVERKRPDAWSRGDVLRVRLEISAQADQSWVVVSDPIPAGSSILGGGLARDSRILTADEKRKGWPSPVFQERSLEAFRAYYEFLPKGEWTLEYTVRLNQEGNFQVPPTRVEALYFPEMFGEMPNEPLEVGH is encoded by the coding sequence GTGAAAGGGCGGTGCCTGGGATCGTTGCTCGTGGGGGCCCTTGTCTTGGTCGGCCTTGCCCAGGCGCAGCAGCAGGCACACATCGTGGTTTTCACCCCACAGGGGGAGGTCAAGGTGGTGCGGCAGGTGAGGGCGAGTTTCTCCGAGCCCATGGTGCCTTTGGGGGATCCCCGCGTGAGCATGGACCCCTTCGAGGTGGATTGCCCTGTTAGGGGACAGGCCCGCTGGGCAGACCCCAGGAACTGGATCTACGACTTCGAGAGGGATGTCCCGGCCGGGATCCGCTGCGAGTTTCGCCTGAGGCCCGACACAAAAGCCATTTCCGGAAACCCTATGGTGGGGCAACAATCGTTTTCTTTCTCCACGGGCGGTCCGGCTGTTGTGGCGTCGGTGCCCTACCAGGGGAGTCAGAACATCGATGAAGAGCAGGTCTTCATCCTGACCCTGAATGCAGAGCCCACCCCGGATTCGATCTTGGAGAACGTGTCCTTCTCGGTGCAGGGCATCCAGGACAGGATCGGCGTGCGCATCCTGACTGGGGATGAGAGGGAGGAGATCCTCAAGGCCTGGTACAGGGGCAGCGAGAGGCCATCGCTTCCGCAGGTCCTGATCCAGTGCCGTCAGCGCTTCCCGGCCAGCTCCGAGGTCAGGCTGATCTGGGGAAAGGGTGTGAGCGCCAAGACCGGGGTCTCCACAGCCCAGGATCAGGTGATCCCTTTCAAGACGAGGCCCAGGTTCACGGCCACGTTTCGCTGCGAAAAGGAAAACCCCAGGGCAGGCTGTCTTCCCATACTCCCCATGCGGGTGGAATTCTCGGCCAGCATCTCCAAGGCGGAAGCCGAGAAGGTCTTGCTAAGGGGTGGGGAGGGTGAGATCCGCAGGCCCCGGATCTCTGAGTCAGAGCTGGTACGGGCCGTGGAATTCCCAGGCCCCTTTCCGGAGGAAGCCAGTTACCAGGTGGAGCTCCCCCCAGGGCTCAAGGATGATGCTGGCAGGGCATTGTCCAACGCGGATCGTTTCCCCCTGACCGTGCGCACAGACAGGTATCCCCCCTTGGCCAAGTTCCCGGCGCGCTTCGGGATAGTGGAGCTCATGGGGGATCGCATGCTCCCGGTCACCCTGAGGAACCTGGAGCCAGAGGTCAAGGCAAGGGCCGTGCGCGTGGGGGAGGCCCATGGGATCACGGGGAAGATCCAGGCTAGGATTCTCAATTTGGCCCCGGGCAATGCGGACGATCTCCAGTCCGCCTTGAGAAGGGTGGCCGCCGCATCGCGGGAGCGTTCCATGTTTTCGGCCGGGGATGAGGTGGCTGAGTTCAAGGTCTCCAAGCCCATGGGGGCCAAGGCCTTCGAGGTGGTGGGCATCCCCCTCAGGGGACCTGGGCTCTACCTCGTGGAGTTGGAAAGTCAGATCCTGGGAAGCGCCCTGCTGGATCCACCAAGACCGATGTTCGTGCCAGCAGCGGCCCTGGTCACCAACCTCTCGGTGCATTTCAAGTGGGGAAGGGAGGGCTCTTTGGTCTGGGTGACCAGCCTGGACAAAGGACGGCCCGTGGAGGGTGCAGAGGTCACGGTCCGGGACTGCCAGGAGAGGGTGTTGTGGGCCGGAAAGAGCGATGCCCAGGGGATCGCCAGGATAGACGTACAGCTACCCTCGCCCCAGGAACTGCCTCACTGCCGCGTGAAGGCGGACCGTTTGGATTACCGGCAGATGGGGGCACTTCGGGGACTCGGGGGAGGGCTCTTCATCGTGGCCCGGACAGGTACGGACATGGCCTTCGTGCACTCGAGCTGGGATGAGGGGATCGAGCCTTGGCGTTTTCAGCTGCCCCCAGAGCTCCCTGGGGGCCCCGTCATCGCCCACACGATACTGGATAGGACCCTCCTTAGGGCCGGCGAGACCGTGCACATGAAACACATCCTGCGAAAGCACGGCATCAAGGGATTCTCTGCCGTGCCCGAGGCCAACAGGCCTCAGAAAGTCTCCATAGAGCACCTAGGAGGCGAGCAGAGGTACGAATTGCCCCTTGAGTGGGATGCAAAGGGTGTGGCCGAGACCACCTGGACCATCCCCAGGGAGGCCAAGCTTGGGGGCTATAGGGTAGTGCTCAGGCGAGGGTCGGACACGACCGTGGAGGCCTGGGAGCCCTCCCTGGAGGAAGAAGATGAGGAGCCCTGGGATGTGCAGGAAGCCAGCGAATGGACCACGGGGCATTTCAGGGTCGAGGAGTTTCGAGTCCCCCTCATGAAGGCAGTGATACAGCCGCCCAAGGAACCTCTGGTCCATGCCAGGGAGGTCACCCTGGAGATGAGCCTTCAGTATCTTGCCGGAGGCGGGGCAGGGGAGCTGCCTGTCAAACTTCGCAGGGAAGTGGGGCTCAAGTCTCTGGCCCCTCCGGAGGGATTCGAGGGCTTCCAATTCTCCAACGGCCCGGTGCTGGAAGGGGTCACCAGGAAGGGCGAGGAGTTGGAATACGATGAGGAGCTAGGGGAGGTCCCTCAGGTGCTCAGGGAGGCCCTAGGGGAGATCCGTGCCAAGCTAGAGACCGTGGATCTTGTCCTGGACAGGGCCGGATCGGCCCGGGTGGTGCTCAACGACCTGCCCGAGGTTCAGGTCCCCATGGAGATGGTGGCCGAGCTGGAGTACCGGGACCCCAATGGGGAGGTGCAGACAGCCTCCAGCCGGATCCCCCTTTGGCCCTCCAGGTATCTGGTGGGCCTCAAGCCCAGCTCATGGGCCGTGGTGGATGAGACCCAGGAACTCCAGGTGGCGGTGGTGGATCTGGAGGGAAGGCCAGTGGCAGAAGCGCCAGTGAAGGTGGATCTGTTCCAGAGAAAGACCATAAGCCACAGAAAGAGGATCATTGGGGGTTTCTACTCTTACGACCATGCCAAAGAGACGAGGCGCCTGGGCAGCCTCTGTGAGGGCAAGACCGACCAGCACGGGAAATTCATCTGCCAGGTGCGACCCCAGACATCCGGAGAGATGGTCCTGCAGGCAAAGACCTGGGACCAAGCCGAAAACCCCAGCTGGGCAAACAGGTCTGTATGGGTATCCAAGGAGCGCAGGTGGTGGTTCGATGCAGAAGATCATGACAGGATAGATCTCCTTCCCGAAAAGAGGCGCTACGAGCCAGGGGAGACGGCCACATTTCAGGTCCGAATGCCCTTCCAGGAGGCCACAGCCCTGATTACAGTGGAGCGCGAAGGGGTCATGGAGGCCTGGGTCAGACCCCTGTCTGGCAAGAGGCCCATCATCCAGATGCCCATCAAGGGTTCATATGCGCCCAATGTCTTCGTGTCGGTGCTGGTTGTAAGGGGCAGGGTGGCAGATGTGAGCCCGACGGCCCTGGTGGATCTGGGCAAGCCAGCCTTCAAGCTGGGCATCTCGGAGATCAACGTGGGCTGGAGGGCCCACGAGCTGGAGGTGAAGGTCTCGACGGAGCGCAAGGTCTATAAGGTCAGAGAAAAGGCCATGGTGAGCATAAAGGTCCAGACCCCAGATGGAAGGCGGCCACCACCCGGCAGCGAGGTGGCAGTGGCAGCAGTGGACGAGGGGCTCCTGGAGCTGATGGCCAACAGGAGCTGGGAGATCCTCCCGGCCATGATGAAAAGAAGGGGATACGAGGTGCGCTCGGCCACGGCCCAGATGCAGGTGGTGGGGAAGCGCCATTACGGGCTCAAGGCCCTCCCCTCGGGTGGAGGAGGTGGGAGGCAGCCCACAAGGGAATTGTTTGAAACCCTGCTCCTGTGGAAGGCCCGTGTGCCACTGGATGAAAAAGGGGAGGCCTCTTTGGAATTACCCCTTAATGACTCCCTGACCAGCTTTCGCATCGTGGCCGTGGCCACTGGGGGAGAGGGCCTTTTCGGGACAGGATCCACCTCCATCCAATCCACTCAGGACCTGATGATTCTCTCGGGCCTGCCTCCCCTGGTCCGTGAGGGAGACAGATTCAAGGCGGGATTCACTCTGAGGAACACGACTCAGCAAGCCCTGAGCCTGGAGATCAGGGCCACGGCCCGGGGACTGGCCGAAAGGCTCCAGCCCATGGCTCTGTCCTTGTCCCCAGGGGAGGCCAGGGAGGTGGGCTGGGAGGTCACCGTGCCCCAGGGGCAGGAGTCCATCCTCTGGGAGGTGGAGGTCAAGACAGTGGGTGCCCCAGAGGCTGACCGCATCAGGGTGACCCAGAGGGTGGCTGCGGCCGTCCCTGTGAGGATGCTCCAGGCCACCACGGCCCAGGTGGAAGCAACCCTGAGTTTCCCTGTGGAGAGACCCGCTGATGCCCTCCCAGGCCTGGGCGGGGTTCGGGTGAGCCTTAGCCCCGTGGTGGCTGAAGGCCTAGGCGGTGTGGCGCACTACATGAGGGGGTACCCTTACGGCTGCATGGAGCAGAAGATCTCCACGGCCGTTTCCCTTAGGGACGAGGTGCTGTGGAAGAAATACATGGCCCAGCTCTCCACTCATCTGGACCCAGAAGGGCTAGTGAAGTACTTCCCCACCATGACCCTGGGGTCCCCGGTGCTCACCGCGTACATCGTGGCCATTGCCCATGAAGCTGGATGGGAGATCCCTGCAGAGGCAAGGGCCAAGATGGAGGCCGGGCTCATGAAGTTCGTGGAAGGGGGCATGGTGCGATACGGTCCTTTGCCCACGGCAGACCTCTCCATCAGGAAGCTCTCAGCCCTAGAGGCCCTGGCCAGGCTGGGCAAGGCAGGGCCCAAGCATCTGGGCTCCATAGCCTTGGAGCCCAATCTCTGGCCCACCTCAGCGGTGATAGACTGGCTCAACATCCTTCGCCTCGTCCCTGCCATCCCGGAGCGGGAGGCACGCATGAAAGAGGCAGAGCAGATCCTGAGGTCGCGCTTGAATTTCCAGGGCACTGTCATGAGCTTCTCCACCGGGGCCACGGATCGCCTCTGGTGGCTCATGGTCTCCAATCATGTCAACGCGGTGCGCACCATCCTGGCGGTGCTCCCCCTGGCCAACTGGAAGGAGGACTTGCCGAGGCTGGTCCAGGGAGCCTTGGCACTGCAAAGAGGCGGACACTGGGATCTCACGGTGGCCAATGCCTGGGGCGTACTGGCCATGGAGAAGTTCTCCAGGGCCTTTGAGACCATCCCGGTTACGGGCAAGACCAGCCTCCAGGCTGAGGCACCATCCGGTACCGTGGGCTGGGGCGTCTCACCCAAGGGAGGGGCCTTCTTGTTGCCCTGGCCGGAAGGTGTGAGATCCTTGTGGATAAATCACCAAGGCACGGGCAGGCCATGGGTCACGGTGCAGGGCCTGGCGGCCATTCCCCTCAAGGCCCCCCTGAGCAGCGGTTACAAGATCCAAAAATGGATCTCTGCCGTGGAGAGAAAACGCCCTGATGCATGGAGTCGGGGTGATGTGCTCAGGGTCAGGCTGGAGATATCGGCCCAGGCTGACCAGAGCTGGGTTGTGGTGAGCGATCCCATCCCGGCCGGATCCAGTATCCTGGGAGGGGGACTGGCCAGGGATTCGCGCATCCTCACGGCTGATGAGAAGCGCAAGGGATGGCCCTCACCTGTTTTCCAGGAACGCTCTTTGGAGGCCTTCAGGGCCTACTATGAGTTCCTGCCCAAGGGAGAATGGACCCTGGAGTACACGGTACGTCTCAACCAGGAGGGGAACTTCCAGGTGCCTCCCACCAGGGTGGAGGCCTTGTACTTTCCGGAGATGTTCGGGGAGATGCCCAACGAGCCCTTGGAGGTGGGGCATTGA